The following is a genomic window from Polaribacter atrinae.
ATAGTTAAAGTTTTTTAGATTGAATGAAATCTTTAAACTAAAAACACTACTTTTGCACGAAATTTAAGAATACATAAATGCAACCAATTAGAAATATCGCTATTATAGCCCATGTCGATCACGGAAAGACAACGTTAGTAGATAAAATTATAGATCAAGCTAAAATCTTAGACGACCGTAAAGAACGTACAGATTTATTGTTAGATAATAATGACTTAGAACGTGAAAGAGGAATTACAATTCTTTCTAAAAACGTTTCTGTGCACTACAAAGACACAAAAATTAACGTAATTGATACTCCTGGTCACGCCGATTTTGGTGGAGAAGTAGAGCGTGTATTAAAAATGGCTGATGGTGTTTTATTATTAGTGGATGCATTTGAAGGACCAATGCCACAAACTCGTTTTGTATTAGGTAAAGCCTTAGAATTAGGATTAACTCCTATTGTAGTTGTAAACAAAGTAGATAAAGAAAACTGTACTCCTGATATCGTTCATGAAAAAGTTTTTGACTTAATGTTTGCATTAGAAGCTACAGAAGAGCAATTAGACTTTACTACAGTATATGGTTCTGCAAAGAACAACTGGATGAGTAAAGATTGGAAAAACCAAACTGAAGATATCGTTCCTTTATTAGATGCTGTATTAGAATCTATTCCTGCAACTAAGTACAATGAAGGTACGCCACAAATGCAAATTACTTCTTTAGATTTTTCTAAATTTACAGGAAGAATTGCTATTGGACGTGTTTTTAGAGGAGACTTAGAAGTTGGTAAAGAATATAGTTTATGTAAAGCTGATGGTTCTACTAAAAAAGTAAGAATTAAAGAATTACACATTTTCGAGGGAATGGGTAAAATTCAAGTAGAAAAAGTACCTTGTGGAGATATCTGTGCAATTACTGGTATTGAAGGATTTGAAATTGGTGATACAATTGCAGATTTAGAAAACCCAGAAGCATTACCAAGAACAGAAATTGACCAACCTACCATGAGTATGTTGTTTACAATTAACAATTCTCCTTTCTTTGGTAAAGAAGGTAAATATGTAACATCTCGTCACTTAAGAGATCGTTTATTTAAAGAATTAGAAAAAAACCTTGCATTAAAAGTTGAAACAACTGATAGTGAAGATAAATTTAACGTTTTTGGACGTGGAGTTTTACACTTATCTGTATTGATTGAAACAATGCGTAGAGAAGGATATGAATTACAAGTGGGAAGACCACAAGTAATTCTTAAAGAAATTGATGGTAAGAAACATGAGCCAATGGAAACATTGTCTATTGATGTACCAGAAGAAATGGCTTCTAAAGCAATTAACTTAGTATCTCTTAGAAAAGGAGATATGTTAGTGATGGAACCAAAAGGAGATTTACAACACTTAGAATTTTCTATTCCTTCTAGAGGATTAATTGGTTTAAGAAACAAAATTTTAACAGCAACTGGTGGTACTGCAATTATTAACCACAGATTTAGTGAATATGGTCCTTATAAAGGAGATTTTACTGAAGAAGTTAAAGGAGCAATTGTTTCTTCTGCTGCTGGTAAAGCAACTGCATATGCATTAAACCGTTTACAAGATAGAGGAGTTTTCTTTATCGATGTAAATCAAGAAATCTATGTTGGTCAAGTAATTGGAGAGAACAGTAAGTCAGACGAAATGGCTGTGAACTTAATTAAAGGAAAGCAATTAACAAACATGCGTAAATCTGGTACAGATGATGCTATGAAAATTGCACCGAAAGTAGACTTTTCTTTAGAAGAAAACATGGAATACATTAAAGCAGATGAGTATTTAGAAGTAACTCCAGAAAGCTTACGTATGCGTAAGATTAACTTTAAAGGATAATTATCTTTTTCATTCTGATAAAGGATGAATTTATATAAAATTAAAAGCTCAAGTTTTAAAATTGAGCTTTTTTTATGGATTGTAGTTTTAATAAAATCAATTTTAAGAATATAAAGTAGTAAGAAAATAGGTGCTGAATTTTTATTTTTTTGTAGTTTCCCTTTTAAATAAAACCAATGTTATATCTAATTGCCATTGCCATACTTCTAATAGTTTTGTTTGTTAGCTTAAGGTCTAAGAAAAGAGATAAGACCGTTTCTTTGGACAAAGTTGTGGTACCGGAACACTGGCATCAATTATTACTGAAGCATGTTCTTTTTTATCAGAAGTTAAACAGCAATGATCAAAAAGTATTTTGTAGTAAAATGGTTTCTTTTTTAAACGAAACAAATATAGAAGCAATTCATTTTGATTTAGAAGAGTTAGATAGGTTGTTAATTGCAGCAAGTGCTATAATTCCTGTTTTTAGATTCCCTAATTGGAGGTATTATAATTTATCTACGGTATTAATTTATCCTGATTATTTTGATGATGATTTACAGTTTGATGCTCAAGTAGAAGGGAGAACTATTGGTGGTTTGGTAGGTACTGGAAGATTCGAAAAACAAATGATTTTATCTAGAAAAGCTTTACATCTTGGTTTTAGTAATAAAACGGACAAAGGCAATACAGCCATACATGAGTTTATTCACCTTTTAGATAAGGAAGATGGTGTTATTGATGGTGTTCCGTCAGTTTTATTAGACAAACAATATATTATACCCTGGCTGCAGCTAGTACACAAAGAGATGGAGGCAATTAATAATGACGCTTCAGATATTAGACATTATGGTGGAACGTCTGAAATTGAATTTTTAGCGGTTGCTGGAGAATATTTTTTTGAAAGACCAAAGTTGTTTCAAAGAAAACATCCCGAATTATATAATATGTTAGCACTATGTTTTAGCAATTAATTCTACAATTAACAATTTCTTATTTATATTTTTGCAGCATGAGCAATTTTAAAGTTTTTTTTGAAACATTACAAGAAAGTTTAACAAAAGATGAATTTGTAAAACTAACCTTAAGCAAGCCTATTCGAAAAAGTGAAGGATTGTTAAATGTGTATGCACGTTTATTTAAGGTGGATGGTAAAGATGTTTTTGAATTAAAATATCGTTTTGCAGAAGAAAATGAGTTTAAACAATTTTCTTTAGACGCAGTAATGTCTGAAGTAGAAAGTTTATTAATAAATAAGTTTAGAACAGCTTGTTTATTTACACTAAGTGAAGATTTAATTGTACTCGTTTCTAAAAAGAAACTTGTTTCTTACAGAGATAACGCTCCTAGTTTTAAAAATCAGCTACCAGAGATACCAATGCAATCTTAACTTATAAGAAGCTTTATAAAACCTACTTAGAATCAATCTCATTTTTTTTTTAATCAGAAGATTATATTCCTTTTTTTAGGTGATTAAAGGAAGAAAATAAGTAAGCAAATTTAGTTTAGAATAAAAAGTTTAAAATTTATTATTTTATTTTTAGGCTTTTATGAAACAAAATTTACTTGTATAATTTACTTTGTGTGTCATTTTATCAATAATTAAGGTCATTATCTTTAAATAGCTATTTTTAACAACATTTTTTTGTTATTATAATAAATGTAAAATAAAAAGGTAATGTATTTATTTTCATGTAAATAGTCTTTTAAAAGTATAAAACTTAAAGTAAAAAAAAACTTATTGATACTACTATAGTTTACCTTTGTGTAAAAATTGTTTTACAATTATTTTTAATTAAATAGACACAAAATTATGAATGCAATATTCACAGATGCTAGTTTTCAGAACATGATAAACGTAGCCAACAAATACGGAGTAAGTACTAATGCCGTTACAGATTTAACGCAAAGACTTATGAGTAGCAATGGCTCTATGGCACAATTCAATATTCCTGAGTTAGGTGGAGGAGGCCAGTGGATGCAAGGAGGCATGACCATGGTTGGAGATATGTTTAATAATAATCTTAAATATTTGGTAGATGGTCTTTGTGTAGATTTATCTAATTTAATTCACCAAGGTGCAATACAATACAAACCTTTACCTAAGACAGAAAATGGACAAGGTGGTTTTTCTGGTAATTGGTGGGGAGATTTAGGATTTCCGAATTCTACAGGTAGTCAAAACGGAACTAGTTATGCTATTTTTAATGACATTCACCGTTTGGCAATTAAAGAGAATGGAAAAGTAACCGTATTTGATACTTTAGATAATAATATTGGAGGTGTTGGGCAACAGCAAGGAGGTAATTATTCTGTAACTTTTACAAGTCAATATGGTAACGTAAATTTAGGTTCTTTACCAATTGTTTCTGGTAGTGATAGCGTACAGGAATCACAACCAATTCAGAATAACGAAGTGCAAAATAATGTTGTAGAAAACATCGTTGCACCAGTTATTGATGCTCCAATACAAGCAGTAAATAACAATAGTGCTTTTGAAGAAGATATTTTTGTGAAAATTGAAAAATTAGCAGGTTTAAAAGACAAAGGAATTCTTTCTGTTGAAGAGTTTGAAAATAAAAAATCTGATTTATTAAACAGGTTATAAAAATTTGATTTCTTTTTTCTGAAGTAGAAATATCATTTTATAAACAAAAAGCTCAAGTATTAAACTTGAGCTTTTTTTCGTTGATATAAAATTCAATTAATAATTTACATCTATACCAACAGAAACGGCCATTTGACCTCTATCAGTTCTAATAGAAAAACCGATTGTTTTATAACCAGTAGTTATTGGGAAAGCAATTACTTTAAATGTTAGTTTTTTAGTAGTAATAAGTTTGTTTTTTGTTAATCCTTCTATTCCTATATTTTTTATGTCTCCAGAAATTTCATAATCAAAAATGGTATAATTAGCATTACAATCATTTAAAATTTCAAATTCTATTTCATTAGCTTCATTTACTTTTAATTTTTTAGCAGGAAATGTTTTATCTACCACATTAGTTGAAACACAAGAAGGTGTAGTATCTTCTTTTTCACAAGAAATAAAAGTAAAAGAGGAAAGGATGATCATGAGGAAAATGTATTTTTCTTTCATAGTTTTTTTATTTGGACACTATCCTAAAAAGTGTGTAAGTTCAAAATTTCAGGGTTAGGTTATTTATAACTTAATCCTGTTTTCAAATATAGCTAAAAATTGATTTAGTATCACTCCCCAATTTCTGATTGGCATGGTCCATTTTTTAGTGCTTTCTCTCAAAGCTAAAAACACGGATTTCATAACTGCTTCATCGGTTGGAAACGAGAGTTTGTTTTTTGTGTATTTCCGTATCTTTCCATTTAGGTTTTCTATAAGATTTGTGGTGTAGATTATGGTTCTTATTTCAATAGGAAAATCAAAGAATACTGTAAGCTCATCCCAATTATTTTCCCAACTTTTAATGGCGTAAGAATATTTAGAATCCCATTTAGTTTTGAAGTCATTTAAAGCAGCTTTGGCAGCTTCTTTTGTAGGAGCAGTATAGATTTGCTTCATGTCACGAGTAAATTCCTTTTTGTCCTTCCAGACCACGTAACGACACGAATTTCTTATTTGATGCACAACACAAATTTGAGTCGTTGATTTCGGAAAAATAGTTTTAATAGTATCCGTAAATCCATTTAAATTATCGGTAGCTGTGATAAGTATATCTTGAGTTCCTCGAGCTTTAATATCGGTTAAAACACTCATCCAAAAGGCTGAAGATTCATTTTTACCTAACCATAATCCTAGGACTTCCTTTTTGCCATCTGTTCTCAGGCCTACTGCAATATAAATAGTCTTGTTTATGACTTTAGAGTTTTCCCTAACTTTAAATACGATGCCATCCATCCAAACAATTAGGTAAGTGGCCTCCAAAGGCCTGTTCCGCCAAGCAATAACATCTTCTGTAATCTTATCTGTAATCCTTGAAATAGTGGATGTAGAAATATTAAAATCGTACAGCTCACGTATTTGTTCTTCAATATCACTGTTACTCATGCCTTTGGCATAAAGCGATATAATAATATTTTCGATGCCTTCTGTTGTACTTTCTCTTTTCTTTACAATTAAAGGATTAAAAGAACTATCACGGTCTCGAGGAACTTGAATCTCTGTTTCTCCTAAAACGGATTTTAATTTCTTTTTAGTGTAACCATTTCGAAGGTTGGCTGCTTTACTTTTTTTGTGCTTATCGTAGTCTAAATGGGCATCTAGTTCCCCTTCTAGTAACTTCTCAATACCACGTTTGTGCAACTGTTCTAAAAAGGATGTTAGCTCTGGTGCATTCTTGAATTGTTTTAAAAAGTCTTCGTTTAATAAATCTTCTGGTTTCATAAGTGTGTAAAAGTTAAAATTAATGAATAAAAAAATCTCAGATTAATATTTAACCTGAGATTTTAAAACTTACACAGTTTATGAGATACTGCCTTTATTTGTGATACAATTAATTTAAAATAATATTCTACAATATAGCAACCACACTAACTCCGTTATTCTTTTTTGTTATTTGAATCTGAGTAGGTATGCGTTCTTTTAAATTTTCTACGTGAGAGATAATTCCTATTATTTTACCTTGCGATTGTAACGTTTCTAGGGTAGAAATTACGGTTTCTAGCGTATTACCATCTAAAGTACCAAAACCTTCATCAATAAAAAGAGAATCTATTTTTACATTTTTACTTGCTAAATCAGATAAACCTAAAGCCAATGCCAAACTAATGATAAACTTTTCTCCACCACTAGAAGTATCTACCAATCTTGCTTGATCTGTTTGATAATGATCTATTAAATTAAAATTAAGCTCTTCTTTTGGTTTGTAATTATCTTCCATTTTTAAAGAATATCGCTTGTTTAATTTGTACAAATGTACATTGGCAAGGTCTAATAAATGTTTTAAAGTTAACCTTTGTACGTATACATTAAACGCATCTTTAGAGTTACCGATAATAACAAATAGTTCTTTCCAAACTTTACAAATTTCTGCTTGTGCCTCAATCTTTTTATAGACCTCTTGATTTCTATCTCTAATTTCCTTGTCTTTTCTAAAAGCTTCTACTATTTTACCTTTTTCAGTTAAAACGTTACTGTTTTTAGTTTTTAAAGCACTTAATGTTAATTTACTTTCTGCTTCGGTAGTTTCAAACTTTTTAGATGCAATTAAGGTTGATTTTTCTTTTAAATTAGCCTCTTGTAATGTTTTTAAACGAAGTTGTTTATCTTCAATTAATTTTTTGTTTTTAATATATTCTGCTTGTTGTTCTTC
Proteins encoded in this region:
- a CDS encoding IS256 family transposase, producing MKPEDLLNEDFLKQFKNAPELTSFLEQLHKRGIEKLLEGELDAHLDYDKHKKSKAANLRNGYTKKKLKSVLGETEIQVPRDRDSSFNPLIVKKRESTTEGIENIIISLYAKGMSNSDIEEQIRELYDFNISTSTISRITDKITEDVIAWRNRPLEATYLIVWMDGIVFKVRENSKVINKTIYIAVGLRTDGKKEVLGLWLGKNESSAFWMSVLTDIKARGTQDILITATDNLNGFTDTIKTIFPKSTTQICVVHQIRNSCRYVVWKDKKEFTRDMKQIYTAPTKEAAKAALNDFKTKWDSKYSYAIKSWENNWDELTVFFDFPIEIRTIIYTTNLIENLNGKIRKYTKNKLSFPTDEAVMKSVFLALRESTKKWTMPIRNWGVILNQFLAIFENRIKL
- the typA gene encoding translational GTPase TypA; amino-acid sequence: MQPIRNIAIIAHVDHGKTTLVDKIIDQAKILDDRKERTDLLLDNNDLERERGITILSKNVSVHYKDTKINVIDTPGHADFGGEVERVLKMADGVLLLVDAFEGPMPQTRFVLGKALELGLTPIVVVNKVDKENCTPDIVHEKVFDLMFALEATEEQLDFTTVYGSAKNNWMSKDWKNQTEDIVPLLDAVLESIPATKYNEGTPQMQITSLDFSKFTGRIAIGRVFRGDLEVGKEYSLCKADGSTKKVRIKELHIFEGMGKIQVEKVPCGDICAITGIEGFEIGDTIADLENPEALPRTEIDQPTMSMLFTINNSPFFGKEGKYVTSRHLRDRLFKELEKNLALKVETTDSEDKFNVFGRGVLHLSVLIETMRREGYELQVGRPQVILKEIDGKKHEPMETLSIDVPEEMASKAINLVSLRKGDMLVMEPKGDLQHLEFSIPSRGLIGLRNKILTATGGTAIINHRFSEYGPYKGDFTEEVKGAIVSSAAGKATAYALNRLQDRGVFFIDVNQEIYVGQVIGENSKSDEMAVNLIKGKQLTNMRKSGTDDAMKIAPKVDFSLEENMEYIKADEYLEVTPESLRMRKINFKG
- a CDS encoding SHOCT domain-containing protein: MNAIFTDASFQNMINVANKYGVSTNAVTDLTQRLMSSNGSMAQFNIPELGGGGQWMQGGMTMVGDMFNNNLKYLVDGLCVDLSNLIHQGAIQYKPLPKTENGQGGFSGNWWGDLGFPNSTGSQNGTSYAIFNDIHRLAIKENGKVTVFDTLDNNIGGVGQQQGGNYSVTFTSQYGNVNLGSLPIVSGSDSVQESQPIQNNEVQNNVVENIVAPVIDAPIQAVNNNSAFEEDIFVKIEKLAGLKDKGILSVEEFENKKSDLLNRL
- a CDS encoding zinc-dependent peptidase; protein product: MLYLIAIAILLIVLFVSLRSKKRDKTVSLDKVVVPEHWHQLLLKHVLFYQKLNSNDQKVFCSKMVSFLNETNIEAIHFDLEELDRLLIAASAIIPVFRFPNWRYYNLSTVLIYPDYFDDDLQFDAQVEGRTIGGLVGTGRFEKQMILSRKALHLGFSNKTDKGNTAIHEFIHLLDKEDGVIDGVPSVLLDKQYIIPWLQLVHKEMEAINNDASDIRHYGGTSEIEFLAVAGEYFFERPKLFQRKHPELYNMLALCFSN